In Polaribacter sp. Hel_I_88, the following proteins share a genomic window:
- a CDS encoding DUF6495 family protein: protein MKYRQLTKEQFESLHEEFALFLASQSIDVKEWSTIKEEKPKVAEEELNVFSDVVWDDVLTRTNYVEHFSERSANLFKCDENEIHRIAIKITWDINLLEQKGFEWLMQNPMDNSVEIFKGSKPYHLDRNKEIFDLIEKGSSISKGEIFEYFSQLIG from the coding sequence ATGAAATACAGACAACTTACCAAAGAACAATTTGAAAGTTTGCATGAAGAATTTGCCCTTTTTTTGGCTTCACAAAGTATAGATGTAAAAGAGTGGAGCACCATTAAAGAAGAAAAGCCAAAAGTTGCAGAAGAAGAGCTAAATGTGTTTTCTGATGTTGTTTGGGATGATGTTTTAACCAGAACAAACTATGTAGAACATTTTTCAGAAAGATCTGCAAACTTATTTAAATGCGATGAAAATGAAATTCATAGAATTGCTATTAAAATTACTTGGGATATTAATTTATTAGAACAAAAAGGTTTTGAATGGTTAATGCAAAACCCAATGGATAATTCAGTTGAAATTTTTAAAGGCTCTAAACCTTATCATTTAGATAGAAATAAAGAAATTTTCGATTTAATAGAAAAAGGTAGCTCTATTTCAAAAGGTGAAATCTTTGAATATTTTAGCCAATTGATTGGGTAA
- the rplI gene encoding 50S ribosomal protein L9 gives MELILRQDVENLGFKDDVVDVKNGYGRNFLIPSGKASLATSSAKKVLAENLKQRAYKEAKLIDEANEIAETIKGYEIQISSKTGSGDKLFGSVNNIDLAEALAKAGTVIDKKFIKVVGGSVKRLGKYEASVRLHRAVVADITFDVVAE, from the coding sequence ATGGAATTGATATTAAGACAAGACGTAGAAAATTTAGGATTTAAAGATGATGTTGTAGACGTTAAAAACGGATATGGTAGAAACTTTTTAATCCCATCAGGAAAAGCATCTTTAGCTACTTCATCTGCAAAGAAAGTATTAGCAGAAAACTTAAAGCAAAGAGCTTATAAAGAAGCTAAATTAATTGATGAAGCAAATGAAATTGCAGAAACAATTAAAGGATATGAAATACAAATTTCATCTAAAACTGGTTCAGGAGACAAATTGTTTGGCTCTGTAAACAACATAGATTTAGCTGAAGCACTTGCAAAAGCAGGTACAGTAATCGACAAAAAATTTATAAAAGTTGTTGGTGGTTCTGTAAAAAGATTAGGTAAATACGAGGCATCTGTAAGATTACACAGAGCTGTAGTTGCTGATATTACTTTTGATGTTGTTGCTGAATAA
- the rpsF gene encoding 30S ribosomal protein S6: MNHYETVFILNPVLSDTQIKETVQKFEDYLVSKGAEIISKEDWGLKKLAYPIQKKKSGFYHLVDFKVAGEEIAAFELEFRRDDSVMRYLTVKLDKHAAAWAEKRRERVKSTKK; the protein is encoded by the coding sequence ATGAATCATTACGAAACTGTTTTCATTTTGAATCCCGTTTTATCTGACACTCAGATAAAGGAGACAGTACAAAAGTTCGAGGATTATTTAGTTTCTAAAGGAGCTGAAATAATCTCAAAAGAAGATTGGGGCTTAAAGAAATTAGCCTACCCAATCCAAAAGAAAAAAAGTGGTTTTTATCACTTAGTAGACTTTAAAGTTGCTGGTGAGGAAATCGCTGCATTTGAGTTAGAATTTAGAAGAGATGATAGCGTTATGCGTTATTTAACTGTTAAATTAGACAAACATGCTGCAGCTTGGGCTGAAAAAAGAAGAGAACGTGTTAAATCTACTAAAAAATAA
- a CDS encoding response regulator translates to MEKSLKVLLVEDNLIEIMKMNRTISLLKLNHTIYESKNGEEALKFLENKENIPDIILLDLNMPKISGLEFLKIIKANNDLKHIPTIILTTSSNHKDLLDCYRTGMSGYVLKPLKYEDYVKKIETVLAYWSVNELIKI, encoded by the coding sequence ATGGAAAAAAGTTTAAAGGTTTTATTAGTAGAAGATAATTTAATTGAAATAATGAAAATGAATAGAACCATTTCGTTATTAAAATTAAATCATACCATTTATGAATCCAAAAATGGTGAAGAAGCTCTAAAATTTCTTGAGAATAAAGAAAATATTCCTGATATAATTTTATTAGACTTAAACATGCCTAAGATTAGTGGTTTAGAATTTCTTAAAATTATAAAGGCAAACAACGATTTAAAACATATTCCTACAATTATTTTAACTACCTCAAGCAACCATAAAGATTTATTAGATTGCTATAGAACAGGAATGTCTGGTTACGTATTAAAACCTCTAAAATATGAAGATTATGTTAAAAAAATAGAAACTGTTTTAGCATATTGGAGTGTAAATGAGCTGATAAAAATATAA
- a CDS encoding sterol desaturase family protein, with translation MQIPEIPDLIHYAIPFFVATVILEIILTVKVKLEDYEFKDAGTSIIMGLGNVFIGIFTKIMILAVFLFLYKFRFFTIPFAWWAWVILLFVEDFCYYWFHRISHESRLFWASHVVHHSSQKYNLSTALRQTWSGSFYTFIFWFPLIIIGFHPIMVLVQMSISLIYQYWIHTELIDKMPKWFEYIFNTPSHHRVHHATNPQYLDRNHAGIFIIWDRLFKTFEPEVEKPVYGLVVNINTYNPIKIAFLEWIHMLKDVWYSKTTLKNKFKYLIKPPGWKHDGTSILSTDLRKKWEEHQRK, from the coding sequence ATGCAAATACCTGAAATACCTGACTTAATTCATTACGCAATTCCGTTTTTTGTAGCCACTGTAATTCTTGAAATTATTTTAACTGTAAAGGTAAAATTAGAAGATTATGAATTTAAAGATGCTGGTACTTCCATTATAATGGGTTTAGGAAATGTATTTATTGGCATTTTTACTAAAATAATGATTTTAGCAGTATTTTTATTTTTATATAAATTTAGATTTTTCACAATTCCTTTTGCTTGGTGGGCTTGGGTTATTTTACTATTCGTAGAAGATTTTTGTTATTATTGGTTTCATAGAATAAGTCATGAAAGTAGGTTGTTTTGGGCAAGTCATGTTGTGCATCATTCTTCTCAAAAATATAATTTAAGCACTGCATTAAGACAAACTTGGTCAGGAAGTTTTTACACGTTTATCTTTTGGTTTCCTTTAATTATCATTGGTTTTCATCCAATAATGGTTTTGGTGCAAATGAGTATTAGCTTAATTTATCAATATTGGATTCACACAGAATTGATTGATAAAATGCCAAAATGGTTTGAATATATATTTAATACACCAAGTCATCATAGAGTGCATCATGCAACCAATCCACAATATTTGGATAGAAATCACGCAGGAATTTTTATTATTTGGGACAGACTTTTTAAAACTTTTGAACCCGAAGTTGAAAAGCCTGTGTATGGTTTAGTTGTTAACATCAATACTTATAATCCTATAAAAATTGCTTTCTTAGAATGGATTCATATGCTAAAAGATGTTTGGTACTCAAAAACAACCCTTAAAAATAAATTTAAATATTTGATAAAACCTCCAGGTTGGAAACACGATGGAACTAGTATTTTATCAACAGATCTTAGAAAAAAGTGGGAAGAG
- the rpsR gene encoding 30S ribosomal protein S18, translating to MASIEQQAKGGKSADVRYLTPLDIDTKKEAKYCRFKKKGIKYIDYKDADFLMYLVNEQGKILPRRLTGTSLKYQRKVAQAIKRSRHLALMPYVGDLLK from the coding sequence ATGGCATCAATAGAACAACAAGCAAAAGGTGGTAAATCTGCTGACGTTAGATATTTAACGCCATTAGATATAGACACTAAAAAAGAAGCTAAATACTGTAGATTCAAGAAAAAAGGCATTAAATATATCGATTATAAAGATGCAGATTTCTTAATGTATTTAGTAAACGAACAAGGTAAAATTTTACCAAGACGTTTAACAGGAACTTCATTAAAATATCAACGTAAAGTTGCGCAAGCAATTAAAAGATCGCGTCATTTAGCGTTAATGCCTTACGTTGGAGATTTACTAAAATAA